The following proteins are co-located in the Melanotaenia boesemani isolate fMelBoe1 chromosome 5, fMelBoe1.pri, whole genome shotgun sequence genome:
- the LOC121639384 gene encoding uncharacterized protein LOC121639384 isoform X1 — MALRFSISVALLLSAWSTASCDPLVDGVLQVDCNDRYFMMAVDLAVTGEDVRFEAVDRIGAYAITEDYAAECGYTLSIFPFLGLVELRASYFSCHTDQNDEAFMFRFNLITNEEGEEVIYALNQTCSPSVPFSSREVVCEVNYMEVSLRSDLTCSSEMSDDWNALGPAYWSSTSEWQVTLQKTDEVMPPMNLSEARKQGYMFDLSQGRIVFRTPYGQPDSYSTEVNGVAVEVVRATLFSRKSWVVFLVDLVAACSTNEGSYDGSYMVWKAPDGLYPSLNGTQISVGLNGDLVEQAVAEQMGVLMEKNTTTVHISIPTNAEGGYRKSLVNGGIFEFYLFHLYMRQITVDEDYLETVVLYHRILITPLLPCHLVTEELAILEEGLFVIFLGNVPEDVELTSVQLNEQEFAVPFTNDSSYSITKVFYPNSTHSYTMTVPLNDSVVTQQFSKENATMLHKLDVNFTLTVPGNDPYYHKASVMASVNISPPVLAAVCTESGISFKLDHLPSLSLWELTIGSNVLTPELATKRGYTMCNDSQSLLLDVPLFTLGYEYRNITVTGFLGTFEVLVRDRNTSKVQTSTVKTCRFNSTGLVLCSTDGWMTVVADLSAVLPSGEIPARTHLTNEHCGPREADGTRVLFSFPLNSCGSTIKLTRGNVTYRNKIFYNLNMNSIDADTATEGATVQCAYPLAGLHRLFSEYNFESEGAGFGRIVYTKHPTAVLPSPTAPLRTTVAPQKTMMPMKYLPAFHPSVRYIKVSRGTKGYLQIKQKAVHF; from the exons ATGGCTTTGAGGTTCAGCATCAG TGTGGCTTTACTGCTGTCTGCATGGTCAACTGCAAGTTGTGACCCCCTCGTGGATG GAGTCTTGCAAGTGGATTGTAATGACCGTTATTTCATGATGGCTGTTGATCTTGCCGTCACTGGAGAAGATGTTCGCTTTGAAGCTGTTG ACAGAATAGGTGCCTACGCCATCACTGAGGACTATGCAGCAGAATGTGGCTACACCCTCAGCATTTTCCCTTTCCTGGGCCTTGtagagctcagagcttcatacTTCAGTTGTCACACGGACCAGAAT GATGAGGCATTCATGTTCAGATTCAACCTGATCACAAAcgaggaaggagaggaggtcATCTATGCACTGAACCAGACCTGTTCTCCCTCTGTCCCTTTCTCATCCAGGGAGGTTGTTTGTGAGGTCAACTACATGGAG GTGTCTCTGAGGAGTGATCTTACCTGTTCTTCTGAGATGAGTGACGACTGGAATGCTCTTGGACCT GCCTACTGGTCATCCACTTCAGAGTGGCAGGTGACGCTTCAAAAAACAGATGAGGTGATGCCACCCATGAACCTCTCTGAAGCTCGTAAGCAGGGCTACATGTTTGACCTGAGCCAAGGGCGGATTGTGTTTCGTACACCGTATGGACAACCTGACTCGTACAGCACTGAG GTGAATGGCGTTGCAGTAGAGGTGGTCCGTGCAACTCTGTTCTCCAGGAAAAGCTGGGTGGTCTTCTTGGTGGACCTGGTGGCTGCATGCTCCACGA ATGAGGGATCATATGATGGTAGCTACATGGTGTGGAAGGCTCCAGATGGGCTGTACCCCAGTCTGAATGGCACACAGATCAGTGTTGGCCTCAATGGGGACCTTGTGGAGCAGGCTGTTGCAGAGCAGATGGGTGTCCTCATGGAAAAGAACACCACCACAGTCCACATCAGCATCCCCACTAATGCTGAGGGAGGGTACAGGAAG AGCCTTGTGAATGGCGGCATCTTCGAGTTCTACCTGTTCCATCTGTATATGAGGCAAATCACAGTGGATGAGGATTATCTGGAGACCGTGGTCCTGTATCACCGTATCCTGATCACTCCCCTCCTGCCCTGTCATCTGGTCACCGAGGAGCTGGCTATCCTGGAAGAAGGGCTGTTTGTGATCTTCCTGGGAAATGTCCCTGAAGATGTTGAGCTGACTTCTGTGCAGCTGAATGAGCAAGAATTTGCAGTGCCCTTCACCAATGACAGCAGCTACTCCATCACGAAGGTCTTCTATCCCAACAGCACCCACAGCTACACTATGACGGTGCCTCTCAACGACTCTGTTGTAACGCAGCAG TTTTCCAAGGAGAACGCAACCATGCTGCACAAGCTGGATGTGAACTTCACGCTGACTGTGCCTGGAAATGACCCATATTACCACAAGGCATCAGTAATGGCATCAGTCAACATTT CTCCTCCAGTCCTTGCTGCCGTCTGTACGGAATCTGGGATCAGCTTCAAGCTGGATCACCTGCCATCTCTCTCCCTGTGGGAGCTCACCATTGGTTCCAACGTGCTGACGCCAGAGCTGGCCACCAAGCGGGGCTACACGATGTGCAATGATAGCCAGAGTCTACTGCTCGATGTGCCACTTTTCACTCTGGGCTATGAATACAGG AATATTACTGTAACTGGATTTCTTGGCACATTTGAGGTCCTTGTGAGGGATCGCAACACATCCAAGGTCCAGACTTCCACTGTCAAGACGTGTCGCTTCAATTCCACAGGGCTCGTCT tgTGTTCCACTGATGGCTGGATGACTGTGGTGGCtgacctgtctgcagtcctgCCCAGTGGGGAGATCCCAGCAAGAACCCACCTCACTAATGAGCACTGTGGACCCAGAGAAGCAGATGGCACCAGGGTGCTCTTTTCCTTCCCACTCAACAGCTGTGGCTCCACAATCAAG CTGACGAGGGGAAATGTGACCTATCGCAACAAGATTTTCTACAACCTCAATATGAACAGCATTGATGCTGATACTGCTACTGAAGG GGCTACTGTGCAGTGTGCGTATCCTCTGGCAGGCCTCCACCGCCTGTTCTCGGAGTACAACTTTGAATCTGAAGGAGCAGGTTTTGGCAGAATCGTGTATACCAAGCATCCCACAGCAG TTCTGCCAAGCCCCACAGCACCTCTTCGGACCACAGTTGCTCCCCAGAAAACCATGATGCCCATGAAATACCTGCCTGCCTTCCACCCATCTGTTCGCTACATCAAAGTCTCTCGAG GCACGAAAGGATACTTGCAGATAAAGCAAAAAGCTGTCCACTTCTGA
- the LOC121639384 gene encoding uncharacterized protein LOC121639384 isoform X2, which yields MALRFSISVALLLSAWSTASCDPLVDGVLQVDCNDRYFMMAVDLAVTGEDVRFEAVDRIGAYAITEDYAAECGYTLSIFPFLGLVELRASYFSCHTDQNDEAFMFRFNLITNEEGEEVIYALNQTCSPSVPFSSREVVCEVNYMEVSLRSDLTCSSEAYWSSTSEWQVTLQKTDEVMPPMNLSEARKQGYMFDLSQGRIVFRTPYGQPDSYSTEVNGVAVEVVRATLFSRKSWVVFLVDLVAACSTNEGSYDGSYMVWKAPDGLYPSLNGTQISVGLNGDLVEQAVAEQMGVLMEKNTTTVHISIPTNAEGGYRKSLVNGGIFEFYLFHLYMRQITVDEDYLETVVLYHRILITPLLPCHLVTEELAILEEGLFVIFLGNVPEDVELTSVQLNEQEFAVPFTNDSSYSITKVFYPNSTHSYTMTVPLNDSVVTQQFSKENATMLHKLDVNFTLTVPGNDPYYHKASVMASVNISPPVLAAVCTESGISFKLDHLPSLSLWELTIGSNVLTPELATKRGYTMCNDSQSLLLDVPLFTLGYEYRNITVTGFLGTFEVLVRDRNTSKVQTSTVKTCRFNSTGLVLCSTDGWMTVVADLSAVLPSGEIPARTHLTNEHCGPREADGTRVLFSFPLNSCGSTIKLTRGNVTYRNKIFYNLNMNSIDADTATEGATVQCAYPLAGLHRLFSEYNFESEGAGFGRIVYTKHPTAVLPSPTAPLRTTVAPQKTMMPMKYLPAFHPSVRYIKVSRGTKGYLQIKQKAVHF from the exons ATGGCTTTGAGGTTCAGCATCAG TGTGGCTTTACTGCTGTCTGCATGGTCAACTGCAAGTTGTGACCCCCTCGTGGATG GAGTCTTGCAAGTGGATTGTAATGACCGTTATTTCATGATGGCTGTTGATCTTGCCGTCACTGGAGAAGATGTTCGCTTTGAAGCTGTTG ACAGAATAGGTGCCTACGCCATCACTGAGGACTATGCAGCAGAATGTGGCTACACCCTCAGCATTTTCCCTTTCCTGGGCCTTGtagagctcagagcttcatacTTCAGTTGTCACACGGACCAGAAT GATGAGGCATTCATGTTCAGATTCAACCTGATCACAAAcgaggaaggagaggaggtcATCTATGCACTGAACCAGACCTGTTCTCCCTCTGTCCCTTTCTCATCCAGGGAGGTTGTTTGTGAGGTCAACTACATGGAG GTGTCTCTGAGGAGTGATCTTACCTGTTCTTCTGAG GCCTACTGGTCATCCACTTCAGAGTGGCAGGTGACGCTTCAAAAAACAGATGAGGTGATGCCACCCATGAACCTCTCTGAAGCTCGTAAGCAGGGCTACATGTTTGACCTGAGCCAAGGGCGGATTGTGTTTCGTACACCGTATGGACAACCTGACTCGTACAGCACTGAG GTGAATGGCGTTGCAGTAGAGGTGGTCCGTGCAACTCTGTTCTCCAGGAAAAGCTGGGTGGTCTTCTTGGTGGACCTGGTGGCTGCATGCTCCACGA ATGAGGGATCATATGATGGTAGCTACATGGTGTGGAAGGCTCCAGATGGGCTGTACCCCAGTCTGAATGGCACACAGATCAGTGTTGGCCTCAATGGGGACCTTGTGGAGCAGGCTGTTGCAGAGCAGATGGGTGTCCTCATGGAAAAGAACACCACCACAGTCCACATCAGCATCCCCACTAATGCTGAGGGAGGGTACAGGAAG AGCCTTGTGAATGGCGGCATCTTCGAGTTCTACCTGTTCCATCTGTATATGAGGCAAATCACAGTGGATGAGGATTATCTGGAGACCGTGGTCCTGTATCACCGTATCCTGATCACTCCCCTCCTGCCCTGTCATCTGGTCACCGAGGAGCTGGCTATCCTGGAAGAAGGGCTGTTTGTGATCTTCCTGGGAAATGTCCCTGAAGATGTTGAGCTGACTTCTGTGCAGCTGAATGAGCAAGAATTTGCAGTGCCCTTCACCAATGACAGCAGCTACTCCATCACGAAGGTCTTCTATCCCAACAGCACCCACAGCTACACTATGACGGTGCCTCTCAACGACTCTGTTGTAACGCAGCAG TTTTCCAAGGAGAACGCAACCATGCTGCACAAGCTGGATGTGAACTTCACGCTGACTGTGCCTGGAAATGACCCATATTACCACAAGGCATCAGTAATGGCATCAGTCAACATTT CTCCTCCAGTCCTTGCTGCCGTCTGTACGGAATCTGGGATCAGCTTCAAGCTGGATCACCTGCCATCTCTCTCCCTGTGGGAGCTCACCATTGGTTCCAACGTGCTGACGCCAGAGCTGGCCACCAAGCGGGGCTACACGATGTGCAATGATAGCCAGAGTCTACTGCTCGATGTGCCACTTTTCACTCTGGGCTATGAATACAGG AATATTACTGTAACTGGATTTCTTGGCACATTTGAGGTCCTTGTGAGGGATCGCAACACATCCAAGGTCCAGACTTCCACTGTCAAGACGTGTCGCTTCAATTCCACAGGGCTCGTCT tgTGTTCCACTGATGGCTGGATGACTGTGGTGGCtgacctgtctgcagtcctgCCCAGTGGGGAGATCCCAGCAAGAACCCACCTCACTAATGAGCACTGTGGACCCAGAGAAGCAGATGGCACCAGGGTGCTCTTTTCCTTCCCACTCAACAGCTGTGGCTCCACAATCAAG CTGACGAGGGGAAATGTGACCTATCGCAACAAGATTTTCTACAACCTCAATATGAACAGCATTGATGCTGATACTGCTACTGAAGG GGCTACTGTGCAGTGTGCGTATCCTCTGGCAGGCCTCCACCGCCTGTTCTCGGAGTACAACTTTGAATCTGAAGGAGCAGGTTTTGGCAGAATCGTGTATACCAAGCATCCCACAGCAG TTCTGCCAAGCCCCACAGCACCTCTTCGGACCACAGTTGCTCCCCAGAAAACCATGATGCCCATGAAATACCTGCCTGCCTTCCACCCATCTGTTCGCTACATCAAAGTCTCTCGAG GCACGAAAGGATACTTGCAGATAAAGCAAAAAGCTGTCCACTTCTGA